The Priestia megaterium NBRC 15308 = ATCC 14581 region ATTTCATAAAACATTCGTATAGAGAAGCGAATACTTTGTCCACATCTCCTTCTAAAGCTGTTGCAAAAGGCACGGTTTCAGCAAATACTCCCTGTTGTTTAACTGCGCCAATTCCGCTTTTGATGATGTCTACATAATGCGGCGTATCTAATGGATACAAAGAAAATTGAGTGGATACAGGGAACGAAGCACAAAGCTGTTGGTTTGAAGACGTGTTTTCTTTTGGTTTTATTTTTGTTTCTTCGAAATATTCTTCGTGCTGCCCTGTTGAAAACGTGGCATTCAGCACAATATGCTTTCCTGATTTTCCAGCACTTTTATAAACGGCTTGCACAACTTCAAATACATCTTTGGCAGTTCCTTCAATAAACGTACTAACACGGTCCGTTTTTCGCTGAACTTTAGACATATCCACTTCGTTTAATGCGCCTAAAATAATATCGATAAAGTTATCACTCATAACGGAAAGCGTAAAACGGCAGCCAACATTTATTTTTTCCAAGTTAATCACCTCTAAAATATAGATTTGTAGTTTTTTAATCATACAAATCATAAAATAACTTTTCTGTTTTGTATAGAAACAGAAGATAGATTC contains the following coding sequences:
- a CDS encoding YkoF family thiamine/hydroxymethylpyrimidine-binding protein, whose translation is MEKINVGCRFTLSVMSDNFIDIILGALNEVDMSKVQRKTDRVSTFIEGTAKDVFEVVQAVYKSAGKSGKHIVLNATFSTGQHEEYFEETKIKPKENTSSNQQLCASFPVSTQFSLYPLDTPHYVDIIKSGIGAVKQQGVFAETVPFATALEGDVDKVFASLYECFMKSVQQARVVMTVNMSAHSPSSKR